Proteins from a single region of Bradyrhizobium diazoefficiens:
- a CDS encoding NIPSNAP family protein, with product MSITVFIRYQLDPFKRAQFEEYSKRWLTIIPKCGGDLIGYFMPHEGTNNIAFALITFESLAAYEAYRARLRQDAESMANFHFAEDNKFILAEERTFLRKVVV from the coding sequence ATGTCCATCACCGTCTTCATCCGCTACCAACTCGACCCGTTCAAGCGCGCTCAGTTCGAGGAATATTCGAAGCGCTGGCTCACCATCATCCCGAAATGCGGCGGCGACCTGATCGGCTATTTCATGCCGCATGAGGGCACCAACAACATTGCGTTTGCGCTGATCACCTTCGAGAGCCTCGCCGCCTACGAAGCCTATCGCGCGCGGCTGCGGCAGGATGCCGAAAGCATGGCGAATTTCCACTTTGCCGAGGACAACAAGTTCATCCTCGCGGAGGAGCGCACCTTCCTGCGCAAAGTGGTAGTGTAG
- a CDS encoding isocitrate lyase/phosphoenolpyruvate mutase family protein — protein sequence MPVTIADKRATFRKMHESGCFILPNPVDVGGAKALQHLGFKAIASSSAGFAWTIGRADNRVTVEDVCQHLAALSSSVDIPVNADFEGGFAIEPDKVAENVERGVRTGIAGLSIEDSTGDKDKPIYERALAVERIKASRKAIGDSSTLLVGRCEAYLWGVTDLKLVIDRLTAYADAGADCLYAPGLKTREDIAAVVKAVHPKPFNLLIGGSGLSLREAEDLGVRRISVGGSLARAAWGGFMRAAKEMAEKGTFTELAGGYPGGELNKMFG from the coding sequence ATGCCGGTGACAATTGCTGACAAGCGCGCGACATTTCGGAAGATGCACGAGAGCGGCTGCTTCATCCTGCCCAATCCGGTCGATGTCGGTGGCGCCAAAGCGTTGCAGCATCTTGGTTTCAAGGCGATCGCATCGTCGAGCGCGGGCTTTGCCTGGACCATCGGCAGGGCCGACAATCGCGTTACCGTCGAGGACGTCTGTCAGCATCTGGCAGCATTGAGCTCTTCGGTCGACATCCCCGTGAATGCGGATTTCGAAGGCGGCTTCGCAATCGAGCCGGACAAGGTTGCGGAGAATGTCGAGCGCGGCGTGCGGACCGGTATCGCCGGCCTCTCGATCGAGGATTCCACCGGCGACAAGGACAAGCCGATCTACGAGCGGGCGCTCGCAGTCGAGCGCATCAAGGCCTCGCGCAAGGCGATCGGCGACAGCAGCACACTGCTGGTCGGCCGCTGCGAGGCGTATCTCTGGGGCGTCACCGACCTCAAGCTCGTCATCGACCGGCTCACCGCTTACGCCGATGCCGGCGCGGACTGTCTCTATGCACCGGGCCTGAAGACCCGCGAGGACATCGCCGCGGTGGTGAAGGCGGTCCATCCGAAGCCGTTCAACCTGCTGATCGGCGGCTCGGGCCTGTCGTTAAGGGAGGCCGAAGATCTCGGCGTGCGCCGGATCAGCGTCGGCGGTTCGCTCGCCCGGGCCGCCTGGGGCGGCTTCATGCGCGCAGCCAAGGAGATGGCGGAGAAGGGAACGTTCACCGAGCTTGCCGGCGGCTATCCCGGCGGCGAGCTCAACAAGATGTTTGGCTAG
- a CDS encoding ArsR family transcriptional regulator: MKSGPDIAMVAALVGDPARANMLTALMNGRALTASELAQEAGITPQTASSHLAKLEAGGLVEPEKQGRHRYYRLTDDDVAGVLEGLAGLAARTGHMRVRTGPKDPALRRARICYDHLAGDLGVQMLDSLRERNLVRQKKQEIELTAEGERFLAKYLQISPDMLSHPRRPVCKACLDWSERRHHLAGTLGAAMMQRFAELKWAARDATPGSRVVNFTRTGDKQFAALFGTRKD, translated from the coding sequence ATGAAATCAGGACCCGACATCGCCATGGTCGCCGCGCTGGTCGGCGACCCCGCCCGCGCCAACATGCTCACGGCGCTGATGAACGGACGCGCGCTCACCGCAAGCGAGCTTGCGCAGGAGGCCGGCATCACGCCGCAGACTGCGAGCTCGCATCTGGCAAAACTCGAGGCCGGCGGGCTGGTCGAGCCGGAGAAGCAGGGCCGCCACCGCTACTACCGCCTCACCGACGACGACGTCGCCGGCGTGCTCGAAGGGCTTGCCGGCCTTGCCGCGCGCACCGGCCACATGCGCGTGCGCACCGGGCCGAAGGATCCGGCGCTGCGCCGCGCACGGATCTGCTACGACCACCTCGCCGGCGATCTCGGCGTGCAGATGCTCGATAGCTTGCGCGAGCGAAACCTGGTCCGGCAGAAAAAGCAGGAGATCGAGCTGACCGCCGAAGGCGAGCGCTTCCTCGCCAAGTATCTGCAGATCTCGCCCGACATGCTCAGCCATCCGCGCCGCCCGGTCTGCAAGGCCTGCCTCGACTGGAGCGAGCGGCGTCATCATCTCGCCGGCACACTCGGTGCCGCCATGATGCAGCGCTTCGCCGAGCTGAAATGGGCCGCGCGCGACGCCACCCCCGGCAGCCGCGTGGTGAATTTCACCCGCACCGGCGACAAACAGTTCGCGGCGCTGTTCGGGACCAGGAAGGACTGA
- a CDS encoding antibiotic biosynthesis monooxygenase, which produces MIAVIFEVWPKPEHRQDYFDLAADLKPILQTIDGFISVERFESLTEKGKILSLSFWRNEAAVAAWRNTMEHRRTQAKGRAQIFADYHLRIASVIRDYGMNDREQAPKDSRAVHDAH; this is translated from the coding sequence ATGATCGCGGTGATATTCGAGGTCTGGCCCAAGCCGGAACATCGCCAGGACTATTTCGACCTCGCGGCCGATCTGAAACCGATCCTGCAAACCATCGACGGCTTCATCTCGGTCGAGCGGTTCGAAAGCCTGACCGAGAAGGGCAAGATCCTGTCGCTGTCGTTCTGGCGGAATGAGGCGGCCGTCGCAGCCTGGCGCAACACGATGGAGCACCGACGCACGCAGGCCAAGGGCAGGGCGCAGATCTTCGCCGACTATCATCTGCGCATCGCCAGCGTCATCCGTGACTACGGCATGAACGATCGCGAGCAGGCGCCGAAGGACAGCCGCGCGGTGCACGACGCGCACTAG
- a CDS encoding trimeric intracellular cation channel family protein, with protein sequence MWSLPPTDSVLHLLAYVAISAEGMTAALAAGRRSMDYVGVCLLACVTALGGGTLRDLFLGHYPLVWVANPVYLALPGGSALLTILIARLVHRLHVAFIVLDAIGLVVFTMIGCNVAWQMDASLPIVIVSGMVTGCAGGVLRDVLCNDVPLLFRSELYASVSVVTGLFYATAFGLNLNAELWTILTFVLGLSFRLLAVRYKWEMPKFVFTGDEEQEP encoded by the coding sequence ATGTGGAGTTTGCCGCCAACCGACAGCGTGCTGCACCTTCTGGCATATGTCGCCATCTCGGCGGAGGGCATGACGGCAGCGTTGGCCGCCGGCCGGCGCAGCATGGATTATGTCGGCGTCTGTCTTCTCGCCTGCGTCACCGCGCTTGGCGGCGGCACACTGCGCGACCTCTTTCTCGGTCACTATCCGCTGGTCTGGGTTGCAAATCCGGTCTACCTCGCGCTGCCGGGGGGGTCGGCGCTGCTGACGATCCTGATCGCGCGCTTGGTACACCGGCTGCACGTCGCTTTCATCGTGCTGGATGCCATCGGCCTCGTGGTCTTCACCATGATCGGCTGTAACGTCGCCTGGCAGATGGATGCCTCGCTGCCCATCGTCATCGTCTCGGGCATGGTGACGGGATGCGCCGGCGGTGTCCTGCGCGACGTGCTCTGCAACGACGTGCCGCTGCTGTTCCGCTCCGAACTCTACGCCAGTGTTTCGGTCGTGACCGGCCTGTTCTATGCCACCGCCTTCGGCCTCAATCTCAACGCCGAGCTCTGGACGATCCTGACTTTCGTGCTCGGCCTCAGCTTTCGCCTGCTCGCGGTGCGCTACAAATGGGAGATGCCGAAATTCGTGTTCACGGGAGATGAGGAGCAGGAGCCCTAG
- a CDS encoding c-type cytochrome: MRTILAVALLCSAVAGASVAAEPSPEVIAYGKALVEAGDCAGCHTADPAKPFAGGKRIDTPFGAIYAPNLTPDRDTGIGAWPDADFTRAVRYGIAPDGSRYYPAFPYPYFTRMTKDDTLAIRAYLGTLAPVISRNKPPELRWPFGYRGLMRAWNLLFFKPGLFEPDQTKSVAWNRGGYLVTGPGHCGACHTPKNYFGADKTAQALSGSEVGGWYAPRLDGAPRSGLQSWSAEDITEYLQSGRNAKSHAGGPMAEVIVNSTSKMSDADVRAIAVYLKSLPPSRRETIVTPPDEAEMKAGQAVYAKFCIACHEADGSGAPRIYPPLPANALLQSINPSSTLRIILDGARTVTTPRAPNTGEMPAYARQLSDDEIAAVTNYIRNSWGNAGPLVTPAQVAKARGQEP; encoded by the coding sequence ATGCGGACGATTCTGGCTGTTGCGCTCTTGTGCAGTGCGGTTGCGGGCGCTTCCGTCGCCGCCGAGCCGTCGCCCGAGGTGATCGCTTACGGCAAAGCACTGGTCGAGGCCGGCGACTGCGCGGGCTGCCACACCGCCGATCCGGCAAAACCGTTCGCGGGCGGCAAGCGCATCGACACGCCATTCGGCGCGATCTATGCGCCGAACCTGACGCCGGACCGCGACACCGGGATCGGCGCCTGGCCGGATGCCGATTTCACCCGCGCGGTACGTTACGGCATCGCGCCGGACGGCTCGCGCTACTACCCGGCCTTCCCCTACCCCTACTTCACCCGGATGACCAAGGACGACACGCTGGCGATCCGCGCCTATCTCGGCACGCTTGCGCCTGTTATCAGCCGCAACAAGCCGCCCGAGTTGCGCTGGCCGTTCGGCTATCGCGGCCTGATGCGGGCCTGGAATTTGCTGTTCTTCAAGCCCGGCCTTTTCGAGCCGGACCAGACCAAAAGCGTGGCGTGGAATAGAGGCGGCTATCTCGTCACGGGACCAGGCCATTGCGGCGCCTGCCACACGCCGAAGAACTATTTTGGCGCGGACAAGACCGCGCAGGCGCTGTCGGGCAGCGAAGTCGGTGGCTGGTACGCACCGCGCCTCGATGGCGCCCCGCGCAGCGGTTTGCAATCGTGGAGCGCCGAGGACATCACCGAATATCTGCAGAGCGGCCGCAACGCCAAGAGCCATGCCGGCGGGCCGATGGCCGAGGTAATCGTCAATTCGACGTCCAAGATGAGCGATGCCGATGTCCGTGCGATAGCGGTTTACCTGAAGAGCCTGCCGCCGTCGCGCCGTGAGACGATCGTGACGCCGCCCGATGAGGCCGAGATGAAAGCAGGCCAGGCAGTCTACGCAAAATTCTGCATCGCCTGCCATGAAGCCGACGGCAGCGGCGCGCCGCGCATCTATCCGCCGCTGCCGGCCAATGCGCTGCTGCAATCGATCAACCCGTCCTCCACCCTGCGCATCATCCTCGACGGCGCGCGCACCGTGACGACGCCGCGGGCGCCGAATACCGGCGAGATGCCGGCCTATGCCAGGCAATTGTCCGATGACGAGATCGCCGCGGTGACGAACTACATCCGCAATTCCTGGGGCAATGCGGGCCCGCTGGTGACGCCGGCGCAGGTAGCGAAGGCGCGCGGACAGGAGCCGTAG